CGCACCGAGCCCACCACGATCACCACCGAGATGAGCACGGAGATGAGCGGGTCCACCACGTACCAGCCCGTCAGCCACATCACCCCGGCCCCCACCAGCACGCCCACGCTGGAGAGCGCGTCACCCAGCACGTGCAGGAAGGCCCCGCGCACGTTCATCGAGTGCGTGTTGTGCAGGAAGGCCAGCGCCCCCAGGTTGGACAACAGGCCGATCGTCGCCACCACCGCCATGGGCCCCAGCTGCACCGGGGCCGGCGAGCGGAAGCGCTCCCAGGCCTCCACCAGGATGACGACGGTGATCCCCAGCAGCAGCACGCCGTTGAGCAGCGCGCTGAGGATCTCCATCCGGTAGTAGCCGTACGTCTTCTTCAGATCCGCCGGCTTGCCCGAGAACCACAGCGCCAGCAGGCTCAGCCCCAGCGCGCTGATGTCCGTGAACATGTGGCCCGCGTCCGACATCAGGGCCAGGGAGTTGGTGAGGTAGCCGCCCACCGCCTCGGCCACCGCGATGGTGCCCGTCAGCGCCAGGGCGAAGAGCAGCCGACTGCGATCCTTCCTCCGCTCCTCCTTCATGGAAGGCGGCAGACGTTTCGCGGGTTTGCCATGACCATGCCCCCCGCACGCCTCGCCGTGCGCGTGGTCATGGTCATGCCCTGACTCGCCATGGGTGTGAGGAGAAGTAGTCACGAGCGGGTGGTGTGCGAACACTCCTCCACGGATAAACGGCAACCGGCTAGAGTCCAGATACCCCAGTATGTTTCAAGGTTCCACCCCCCCGTTGAACATCCCCAAGGCACGGCAGATGGACCTGGAGAGGCACCAGAACCTGCACACCATCATCATGCTGCGAGAAGTCATTCGCAAGTGGTGGCGTGCGGAGTTGCACCTCGTGGACCGCAACGGGGTGGTGCTGGAGTGGCAGAAGGGCGGAGATATTCCCCCGACCCCCAACGCGTGCTGCCGCCTCTCGCTCACCTCTCGGGAGGGCCTGCGGCGCTGCAACCAGTCGGTGCGGCAGCTGCACGAGCAGTTCCGGGCCAACCGGCGCCTGCGCCGCGCGCTCGTCCACCCGTGCCATCTCCAGTTCAGCCTGGTGGGCGCGCCCCTCTACGTCCATGACGAATACGAGGGCTTCCTGCTCGTGGAGGGCTTCCTGCGCGAGCCGCTCTCGGGGCGAGAGCAGGAGCTGCTCAAGGCCCGCGTGCGCGAGTTGCAGCCGGGAGCACCGGACGTGGAGCGCGCCGTGGAGCGCCTGCCCGTGCTGGGGGACACCAACCTGGAGAAGCTCTCGGACCTGCTCGAGTATGGCGCCAGCGAGATCGCCGCCTACGAGGCCGAGCGCGCCCGCAAGGAGGAGCGCTCCATCCAGGCGCTCTCGCGGGACACCGGCGAGACCTACCGCTTCGAGGACATCATCGGCCGCTCCGGCGCGATGCAGGAGATCTTCAAGCTGCTCGAGAAGGTGTCCAACTCGGAGGCCACCGTCCTCATCAACGGCGAGTCGGGCACGGGCAAGGAGCTGGTGGCGCGCGCCATCCACTACAACGGCCCCCGGCGGCAGGGCCCCTTCGTGGTGCAGAACTGCTCGGCCTTCAACGACAACCTGCTTGAAAGCGCTCTCTTCGGCCACATGCGCGGCGCCTTCACCGGCGCCATGCGCGACAAGAAGGGCCTCTTCGAGGTCGCCGACGGCGGCACCTTCTTCCTCGACGAGGTGGGCGATATGTCCCCCGCGCTCCAGGTGAAGCTCTTGCGCGTGCTGCAGGAGGGCACCTTCCTGCCCGTGGGCGGCACGCACTCGCGCGAGGTGGACGTGCGCGTCATCGCCGCCACGCACAAGGACCTGGGCGAGATGGTCAAGCGCGGCGAGTTCCGCGAGGACCTCTACTACCGCATCAACGTCATCCGGGTGCACCTGCCCCCCCTGCGCGATCGCCGGGACGATCTGCCCCTGCTGGTGGACCACTTCCTGCGCAAGCACCACCGCGAGGGCCAGCGCGCCCGGGGCCTGTCCTCCGAGGCCATGGCCCTGCTCGGCACCTACGCCTGGCCAGGCAACGTGCGCGAGCTGGAGAACGAAATCGAACGGTTGCTGGTGCTCGGCGGCGATCTGGAGTTGCTGCCGGCCGAGCTCATCTCCAGCCGCATCCGCGACGCGGTGACGCCCGGTGGCTCGTCCTTCCTCACCGCTCGCGCCACGGGCAGGCTGCACGAGGCGGTGGAGACCCTGGAGCGCGAGATGATCCACCAGGGACTGTTGCGCACCGGGAACAACAAGAGCCGTCTGGCGCGCGAGCTTGGCATCAGCCGTTCCAACCTTATCTTGAAGATCGCCAAGTACGGCCTCGACAAGGGCCTCCCGCCCGATGCCGAGGCAGACGCCTGAGCCCATGAGCCATTATTTCCGGCAGGACTACCTCACCGTGCCCGATGGGGCCTCGCTGTACTACCAGGTGCAGGGCGAGGGCGAGCCGGGAATGGTGCTGTGCGACGGCCTGGGCTGTGATGGCTTCGTCTGGAAGTACCTGGCGCCCTACCTGGAGCAGCGCTACCGCGTCCTGCGCTGGCACTACCGGGGCCACGGCCGCTCGGGCCTGCCCCGGCAGCGCGAGCGCATCGGCATGCTCTACACCTGTGACGACCTCAACCGGGTGATGGATGCCGCGGGCGTTGACCAGGCCGTCCTCTTCGCCCACTCCATGGGCGTGCAGGTGGCGCTCGAGTTCCACCGCCGCTACGCCGAGCGCGTGCGCGGGCTCGTCCTCCTGTGCGGCAGCTACGGCACCCCGCTGGACACCTTCCACGACGGCAACTGGCTCAAGCGGCTCTTCCCCCTCATCCGCCTCACCGTGGAGAGCTTCCCCCAGCCCGTGGCCCGGATGACCCGCGCCCTGCTCAGCACCGAGCTGGCCATGCAGGTGGCACTCTCCGTGGAGCTCAACCGATCTCTGCTCGCCAAGAGCGATCTCGTCCCCTACTTCACCCACCTGGCCAACATGGACCCGGTGGTCTTCGTCCGCACCCTGGAGTCCGCCTCCCACCACAGCGCCTGGGACCACCTGCCCCACGTGGACGTGCCCACCCTCATCATCGCCGGCGAGCACGACAAGTTCACCCCGGCCTGGCTCTCGCGCCGGATGGCCGCCCACATCCCCGACGCCGAGTTCATGATGGTGCCCCAGGGCACCCATGTCGCCCCCCTGGAGCACAAGGAGCTGGTCGAGCTCCGGGTGGAGCGCTTCCTGCGCGAGCACCTGCCCGCGGCCCCTCCGGCTCCGTCCGGAGTGGAAAAGCCCGAGCTGGATGTCGCCTCTTCGCCTACCCGGTAGGCAGTAAAGCCAGGGGGGCCGCCCCCGTTCGCGCACCTTTCTTCCAGCCACGTTGCAGGTGGAAGACCCACGGCATATAAGCGCCCGCCCTCCGCGTTCCTGTGAGGTTCACACAGGGTCCCCTACGCGGGGCCTGGGCGCCTTTGCCCTTCACGATTTCCTCCGCCGGGAGTGCGCTCCGGCCCGCCTCGCTCATGATTGCCCGAGAGAACATCCGCAACGTCGCCATCGTCGCCCACGTCGACCATGGCAAGACCACCCTTGTCGACCACATGCTCCGCCAGGCGGGCATCTTCCGCAGCAACGAAGCCGTCACCGAACGGGTGATGGACTCCAACGACCTCGAGCGCGAGAAGGGCATCACCATTCTCGCGAAGAACACGGCCGTCACCTACAAGGGAAAGCAGATCAACATCATCGACACCCCGGGTCACGCGGACTTCGGTGGTGAGGTGGAGCGCGGCCTGCGCCTGGTGGATGGCGTCATCCTCCTGGTGGACGCGGCCGAGGGTCCCCTGCCCCAGACGCGCTTCGTGCTCAGCAAGGCGCTGGGCATGGGCCTGAAGACGGTGCTCGTCATCAACAAGATCGACCGCCAGGACGCCCGTCCCAAGGAGATCCTGGATCAGGTCTACTCGCTCTACATCGACCTGGGCGCGGACGATCAGCAGCTCGAGTTCCCGGTCCTCTATACGATCGCCCGCCAGGGCCAGAGCTCGCCCTCGCTGGAGCAGCCGGGCAAGAGCCTGGAGCCGCTGTTCGAGGCGATCCTCTCGCACATCTCGCCCCCGCCGGCGCCGACCCAGGAGCCGCTGCAGCTGCTGGTGGCCAACCTGGACTATGACGACTACGTGGGCCGCCTCGCGGTGGGCCGCGTGCAGGCCGGCCGCCTGACGCCGAACATGCCCGTGGCGGTGATGCGGGACGGCGGCAAGGTGGAGCAGGGGAAGATCGTCAAGCTCTACGGCTTCCAGGGCCTGAAGCGGACGGAGATCCCGGACGCGGGTCCGGGAGAGATCGTCTCCATCGCGGGAATCGAGGCCATCTCCATCGGCGACACCATCGCCGACGTGGAGAAGCCGGTGGCCCTGCCGCGCATCACCGTGGACGAGCCCACGATGATGATGATCTTCAAGGTCAACGACGGGCCGCTGGCGGGCAAGGAAGGCAAGTACGTCACCAGCCGCAACCTGCGCGAGCGCCTGTACCGCGAGGCCTACCGGAACGTGTCCATCCGCGTGGAGGACACGGAGACGCCGGACGCCTTCCGCGTGGTGGGCCGTGGCGAGCTCCAGCTGGCGGTCATCATCGAGACGATGCGCCGCGAGGGCTACGAGCTGACGGCGTCGAACCCGGAGCCGGTGACGAAGACGATCGACGGCCAGGTGCACGAGCCGATGGAGCTGCTCTTCTGCGACGTGCCCGAGGGCAGCGTGGGCGCGGTGACGGAGCGGCTGGGGCCCCGCAAGGGCCGTATGACGGACATGGCGCAGCTGGGCGGTGGGCGTACGCGCCTGCAGTTCCGGATTCCGGCGCGTGGCCTCATCGGCTTCCGCTCGGAGTTCCTCACCATCACGCGGGGTGAGGGCATCATGAGCAGCCAGTTCGACGGATACGAGCCGTGGTTCGGCTACATCCCGAAGCGGGCCAACGGGGCGATCGTGTCCGACCGCCTGGGCGAGACGGTGCCGTACGCGCTGTTCAGCATCCAGGAGCGTGGCCAGCTGTTCGTGGGAGCGGGCGTGACGGTGTACGAGGGGATGATCATCGGCGAGCACGCGCACCCCTCGGAGCTGAACGTGAACGCCTGCCGCGAGAAGAAGCTGACGAACATCCGAGCGGCGGGCCGCGACGAGAACGTCATCCTGACGCCGCCGCGCGAGATGGGGCTGGAGAAGGCCCTGGAGTGGATCGCGGACGACGAGCTGGTGGAGGTGACGCCGAAGTCGGTGCGCATGCGCAAGAAGGCGCTGAGCTCGGGCGAGCGCTACCGTGCGGATCGCGATCGCAAGCGCGAGGAGCGCGGCGAGGCGTAACCCACCCCTCTCCCACCGGGAGAGGGACGGGGTGAGGGTACCGGACTCAATGGGGTTCCGGTCACCCTCTCCCTCTGGGAGAGGGCCGGGGTGAGGGTCTACGGGCCCCCACTCGCGGCCCTCTTGGCGTTAAAAGGTCCACGAGACACACCGCCACCCTGGGGAACGAGGAAATGGAAGCAACCGATGGGCTGCCCACGCCGCGCAGATACTGGGCGATCTCCGCCATCGTGCTCGCGATCACCATGGCCGTGCTGGACGGAGCGATCGCCAACGTGGCGCTGCCGGCCATCGCGAGGGATCTGCGCGCCTCACCGGCCGCGTCGATCTGGGTGGTGAACGCCTACCAGCTGGCCATCGTGGTCTCGCTCCTCCCCTTCGCCTCGCTGGGGGACATCGTGGGCTACCGCCGGGTGTTCCAGTCGGGCCTGCTGGTGTTCACGCTGGCCTCATTGGGGTGCGCGCTGTCGGGCTCGCTGGTGGGATTGACGCTCGCGCGAATCCTCCAGGGCTTCGGAGCGGCGGCGATCATGAGCGTCAACGCCGCCCTCGTGCGCTTCACCTACCCGAATCGACTGCTGGGACGGGCCATTGGGATCAACGCCCTGGTGGTCGCGCTCTCCTCGGCGATCGGTCCCACGGTCGCATCGGCCATCCTCTCGGCGGGGTCGTGGCCCTGGCTGTTCGCGATCAACCTGCCCATGGGGTGCATCGCCCTGCTCATCGCGAACCGGGCGCTGCCGCACACCGAGCGCTCGCGCCACCCCTTCGACCTGACGAGTGCGCTGCTCAATGCCGTGACGTTCGGTCTGCTGATCATCGGCGCCGAGAGCATGACGACCGGCTCGCGCCTGGGCGCCCTGGCACTGGCCGGAGGCCTCGCCGCGGGGGTGGTGCTGGTGCGGCGGCAACTCTCACGGACCTCGCCGCTCGTGCCGGTGGACCTGCTGCGGATCCCGGTCTTCGCCTTCTCCGTGACGGCCTCCATCTGCTCCTTCTCGGCGCAGATGCTCGCCTTCGTCTCCCTTCCCTTCTACTTCCAGGATGTCCTGGGGCGCAGTCAGCTGGAGACCGGACTGTTGATGACGCCCTGGCCGGTCGCCGTGGCGGTGATGGCGCCCATCGCGGGACGGCTGGCGGATCGCTTCTCGGCGGCGATCCTGTGTGGTGTGGGCTCGGTCATCCTGTCGATGGGGCTGACGCTGCTCGCGCTGCTGCCGCCGCATGCGGCGAGCAGCACCATCGTCTGCGGCATGGCGCTCTGTGGCGTGGGCTTCGGGTTCTTCCAGTCACCGAACAACCGCGCGATGATCTCCGCGGCGCCGAAGGCACGAAGTGGCGGCGCTGGCGGCATGCAGGCAACGGCCCGGCTCCTGGGACAGACGTGCGGCGCGACCCTGGTCGCCGTGGCCTTCAGGACTTCCTCGAGCCATGGGCCCACGGTGGCCCTGGGGGTAGGTGCTGGCTTCGCGGCCACGGCGGCCGTGGTCAGCACCTTCCGTCATCATCGGCAGGTCGACGTCCAGGTGACAGGCAGGTAACGCCATGGAGCTGACGCTCACTACCCCCGGGCTGCTCTTTCCAACGGTGTCGTTGCTTCTCCTCGCCTTCACCAACCGTTTCCTCGCCATCGCCGCGCTGATCCGGAACATGTACGCGCAGTACAAAGCAAACCCCGATCCGCTGCT
This is a stretch of genomic DNA from Archangium violaceum. It encodes these proteins:
- a CDS encoding cation diffusion facilitator family transporter, producing MTTSPHTHGESGHDHDHAHGEACGGHGHGKPAKRLPPSMKEERRKDRSRLLFALALTGTIAVAEAVGGYLTNSLALMSDAGHMFTDISALGLSLLALWFSGKPADLKKTYGYYRMEILSALLNGVLLLGITVVILVEAWERFRSPAPVQLGPMAVVATIGLLSNLGALAFLHNTHSMNVRGAFLHVLGDALSSVGVLVGAGVMWLTGWYVVDPLISVLISVVIVVGSVRLVRDAVDVLLEAVPSHVDLSAVKDLLLKVQGVRDVHDLHVWTIASGMYALSAHLVVADPMVCNNDEILTAVKHELFDRFGIDHTTIQIESETYAHLGEVH
- a CDS encoding sigma 54-interacting transcriptional regulator yields the protein MDLERHQNLHTIIMLREVIRKWWRAELHLVDRNGVVLEWQKGGDIPPTPNACCRLSLTSREGLRRCNQSVRQLHEQFRANRRLRRALVHPCHLQFSLVGAPLYVHDEYEGFLLVEGFLREPLSGREQELLKARVRELQPGAPDVERAVERLPVLGDTNLEKLSDLLEYGASEIAAYEAERARKEERSIQALSRDTGETYRFEDIIGRSGAMQEIFKLLEKVSNSEATVLINGESGTGKELVARAIHYNGPRRQGPFVVQNCSAFNDNLLESALFGHMRGAFTGAMRDKKGLFEVADGGTFFLDEVGDMSPALQVKLLRVLQEGTFLPVGGTHSREVDVRVIAATHKDLGEMVKRGEFREDLYYRINVIRVHLPPLRDRRDDLPLLVDHFLRKHHREGQRARGLSSEAMALLGTYAWPGNVRELENEIERLLVLGGDLELLPAELISSRIRDAVTPGGSSFLTARATGRLHEAVETLEREMIHQGLLRTGNNKSRLARELGISRSNLILKIAKYGLDKGLPPDAEADA
- a CDS encoding alpha/beta fold hydrolase, with protein sequence MSHYFRQDYLTVPDGASLYYQVQGEGEPGMVLCDGLGCDGFVWKYLAPYLEQRYRVLRWHYRGHGRSGLPRQRERIGMLYTCDDLNRVMDAAGVDQAVLFAHSMGVQVALEFHRRYAERVRGLVLLCGSYGTPLDTFHDGNWLKRLFPLIRLTVESFPQPVARMTRALLSTELAMQVALSVELNRSLLAKSDLVPYFTHLANMDPVVFVRTLESASHHSAWDHLPHVDVPTLIIAGEHDKFTPAWLSRRMAAHIPDAEFMMVPQGTHVAPLEHKELVELRVERFLREHLPAAPPAPSGVEKPELDVASSPTR
- the typA gene encoding translational GTPase TypA: MIARENIRNVAIVAHVDHGKTTLVDHMLRQAGIFRSNEAVTERVMDSNDLEREKGITILAKNTAVTYKGKQINIIDTPGHADFGGEVERGLRLVDGVILLVDAAEGPLPQTRFVLSKALGMGLKTVLVINKIDRQDARPKEILDQVYSLYIDLGADDQQLEFPVLYTIARQGQSSPSLEQPGKSLEPLFEAILSHISPPPAPTQEPLQLLVANLDYDDYVGRLAVGRVQAGRLTPNMPVAVMRDGGKVEQGKIVKLYGFQGLKRTEIPDAGPGEIVSIAGIEAISIGDTIADVEKPVALPRITVDEPTMMMIFKVNDGPLAGKEGKYVTSRNLRERLYREAYRNVSIRVEDTETPDAFRVVGRGELQLAVIIETMRREGYELTASNPEPVTKTIDGQVHEPMELLFCDVPEGSVGAVTERLGPRKGRMTDMAQLGGGRTRLQFRIPARGLIGFRSEFLTITRGEGIMSSQFDGYEPWFGYIPKRANGAIVSDRLGETVPYALFSIQERGQLFVGAGVTVYEGMIIGEHAHPSELNVNACREKKLTNIRAAGRDENVILTPPREMGLEKALEWIADDELVEVTPKSVRMRKKALSSGERYRADRDRKREERGEA
- a CDS encoding MFS transporter, which translates into the protein MEATDGLPTPRRYWAISAIVLAITMAVLDGAIANVALPAIARDLRASPAASIWVVNAYQLAIVVSLLPFASLGDIVGYRRVFQSGLLVFTLASLGCALSGSLVGLTLARILQGFGAAAIMSVNAALVRFTYPNRLLGRAIGINALVVALSSAIGPTVASAILSAGSWPWLFAINLPMGCIALLIANRALPHTERSRHPFDLTSALLNAVTFGLLIIGAESMTTGSRLGALALAGGLAAGVVLVRRQLSRTSPLVPVDLLRIPVFAFSVTASICSFSAQMLAFVSLPFYFQDVLGRSQLETGLLMTPWPVAVAVMAPIAGRLADRFSAAILCGVGSVILSMGLTLLALLPPHAASSTIVCGMALCGVGFGFFQSPNNRAMISAAPKARSGGAGGMQATARLLGQTCGATLVAVAFRTSSSHGPTVALGVGAGFAATAAVVSTFRHHRQVDVQVTGR